From a single Streptomyces sp. NBC_00377 genomic region:
- a CDS encoding helix-turn-helix domain-containing GNAT family N-acetyltransferase, with amino-acid sequence MASEQVAAFRRFNRYFTRRIGALDDHFLGQDRPLGEARLLFEIGDGVSLRELRGRLGLDAGYLSRMAKALEAQGMVRIRVHPDDNRLRVMELTPAGRVELEEQNRRADVLTADLLTGLDQGQRAELTAAMATARRLLRLAGITVEHVDGAAPDARACLDAYAADLGARFGGFSASDLVRPEEVSGAKGAFFVAYEEGRAVGCGGLRTLEPGVGELKHVWVHPDARRLGLARRLLDHLERAAAARGLHLLRLDTNATLTEARAMYRACGYREIPAYVDHVYADHWFEKRLSPAVR; translated from the coding sequence GTGGCTTCGGAGCAGGTGGCCGCCTTCCGCCGGTTCAACCGCTACTTCACACGCCGCATCGGCGCCCTGGACGACCACTTCCTCGGCCAGGACCGCCCACTGGGCGAGGCCCGGCTGCTGTTCGAGATCGGTGACGGGGTGTCCCTGCGCGAGCTGCGCGGCCGGCTCGGTCTGGACGCCGGGTACCTGAGCCGGATGGCGAAGGCCCTGGAGGCACAGGGCATGGTCCGGATCAGGGTGCACCCCGACGACAACCGGCTGCGCGTGATGGAACTGACCCCGGCCGGACGGGTCGAGCTCGAGGAACAGAACCGCCGCGCCGACGTACTCACGGCGGACCTGCTGACGGGGCTCGACCAGGGACAGCGCGCGGAACTGACCGCGGCGATGGCCACGGCGCGCCGGCTGCTGCGGCTGGCGGGCATCACCGTCGAGCACGTCGACGGCGCCGCGCCGGACGCCCGCGCCTGCCTCGACGCCTACGCCGCCGACCTCGGCGCCCGCTTCGGCGGATTCAGCGCGTCCGACCTGGTCCGCCCGGAGGAGGTGTCCGGCGCGAAGGGCGCGTTCTTCGTGGCGTACGAGGAGGGGCGCGCGGTGGGCTGCGGGGGACTGCGCACCCTGGAACCGGGCGTCGGCGAGCTCAAGCACGTCTGGGTGCACCCGGACGCCCGCCGTCTCGGCCTCGCCCGACGGCTCCTCGACCACCTGGAGCGGGCGGCGGCGGCGCGCGGCCTGCACCTGCTGCGCCTGGACACGAACGCCACCCTCACCGAGGCACGGGCGATGTACCGGGCGTGCGGATACCGGGAGATCCCCGCGTACGTCGACCACGTCTACGCCGACCACTGGTTCGAGAAGCGGCTGTCACCGGCCGTCCGCTAG
- a CDS encoding malate dehydrogenase, with protein MTRTPVNVTVTGAAGQIGYALLFRIASGQLLGADVPVKLRLLEITPALKAAEGTAMELDDCAFPLLQGIDISDDPNVAFDGANVALLVGARPRTKGMERGDLLEANGGIFKPQGKAINDHAADDIKVLVVGNPANTNALIAQAAAPDVPAERFTAMTRLDHNRALTQLAKKTGSTVADIKRLTIWGNHSATQYPDIFHATVAGKNAAEVVGDEKWLAEDFIPTVAKRGAAIIEARGASSAASAANAAIDHVYTWVNGTADGDWASMGIPSDGSYGVPEGLISSFPVTTKDGSYEIVQGLDVNEFSRARIDASVQELAEEREAVRALGLI; from the coding sequence ATGACCCGCACTCCCGTGAACGTCACCGTCACCGGCGCGGCCGGCCAGATCGGTTACGCCCTGCTCTTCCGCATCGCCTCCGGCCAGCTGCTCGGCGCGGACGTGCCGGTCAAGCTGCGCCTGCTGGAGATCACCCCCGCGCTGAAGGCCGCCGAAGGCACCGCGATGGAGCTGGACGACTGCGCGTTCCCGCTGCTCCAGGGCATCGACATCAGCGACGACCCGAACGTCGCCTTCGACGGCGCCAACGTCGCCCTCCTCGTCGGCGCCCGGCCGCGCACCAAGGGCATGGAGCGCGGTGACCTCCTCGAGGCCAACGGCGGCATCTTCAAGCCGCAGGGCAAGGCCATCAACGACCATGCCGCGGACGACATCAAGGTCCTCGTCGTCGGCAACCCGGCCAACACCAACGCGCTGATCGCCCAGGCCGCCGCCCCGGACGTACCGGCCGAGCGCTTCACCGCGATGACCCGCCTCGACCACAACCGCGCGCTGACCCAGCTCGCGAAGAAGACGGGTTCGACGGTCGCCGACATCAAGCGCCTGACCATCTGGGGCAACCACTCCGCCACCCAGTACCCGGACATCTTCCACGCCACGGTCGCCGGCAAGAACGCGGCCGAGGTCGTGGGCGACGAGAAGTGGCTCGCCGAGGACTTCATCCCGACCGTCGCCAAGCGCGGCGCGGCCATCATCGAGGCGCGTGGCGCGTCCTCCGCCGCCTCCGCCGCCAACGCGGCCATCGACCACGTGTACACCTGGGTCAACGGCACGGCGGACGGCGACTGGGCCTCGATGGGCATCCCGTCGGACGGCTCCTACGGTGTCCCGGAGGGCCTGATCTCCTCCTTCCCGGTCACCACCAAGGACGGCTCGTACGAGATCGTCCAGGGCCTGGACGTCAACGAGTTCTCCCGCGCCCGTATCGACGCCTCGGTGCAGGAGCTGGCCGAGGAGCGCGAGGCGGTCCGCGCGCTCGGCCTCATCTGA
- a CDS encoding helix-turn-helix domain-containing protein — MPRWRTFPDELDPQVREFAEQLRRVVDRSGLSVAAVADRTGYSRTSWERYLDGRLLAPKGAVVALAEVTGTPPVHLTTMWELAERAWSRSEMRQDRTMEAVRIAQARAALGEFGPPPEVRADGADRDAGTPDGTGPAGGGARGAGPRRTTLFLAGAVGVVVVAVGAFLLSDGGDPERTAGATAPSSSASAGPSTVLPSGVLCGGAGCTGRDAEEMGCSGDLATTARSATVGTTLVEVRYSRTCGAVWGRITRAGQGDEVRLTAGSARQTGAITVAGDTIAYTPMVAVRSAADAAAATACAVLASGQQGCTP, encoded by the coding sequence ATGCCTCGGTGGAGGACTTTTCCCGACGAACTCGACCCGCAGGTACGGGAGTTCGCCGAGCAGTTGCGGCGGGTCGTGGACCGCTCGGGACTGAGCGTCGCGGCGGTGGCCGACCGTACGGGCTACAGCAGGACGTCCTGGGAGCGGTACCTCGACGGCCGGCTGCTCGCCCCCAAGGGTGCGGTCGTCGCGCTGGCCGAGGTCACCGGCACGCCGCCCGTCCACCTCACCACGATGTGGGAGCTGGCCGAACGCGCCTGGAGCCGCTCGGAGATGCGGCAGGACCGGACCATGGAGGCCGTCCGCATCGCGCAGGCGCGGGCCGCGCTGGGTGAGTTCGGGCCGCCGCCCGAGGTGCGCGCGGACGGCGCGGACCGCGACGCGGGGACCCCGGACGGCACCGGCCCGGCGGGCGGTGGTGCCCGGGGCGCCGGACCGCGCCGGACGACGTTGTTCCTCGCCGGGGCCGTCGGGGTGGTGGTCGTCGCCGTGGGCGCGTTCCTGCTGAGCGACGGAGGGGACCCGGAGCGGACCGCGGGCGCCACCGCGCCGTCGTCGTCCGCCTCGGCCGGTCCGAGCACCGTCCTGCCGTCCGGGGTGCTGTGCGGTGGCGCCGGCTGCACGGGCCGGGACGCGGAGGAGATGGGGTGCAGCGGCGACCTCGCGACGACGGCGAGGAGCGCGACCGTCGGGACGACCCTGGTCGAGGTCCGCTACAGCCGTACGTGCGGGGCGGTCTGGGGCCGGATCACCCGGGCCGGACAGGGCGACGAGGTGCGCCTGACGGCGGGCTCGGCGCGGCAGACCGGCGCCATCACGGTGGCCGGTGACACGATCGCGTACACGCCGATGGTGGCCGTGAGGAGCGCGGCGGACGCGGCGGCCGCGACGGCGTGCGCGGTGCTGGCGTCGGGACAGCAGGGGTGCACGCCCTGA
- a CDS encoding helix-turn-helix domain-containing protein — translation MGAWQPLPDGLPSEVRHFVEQLRQLKDGTGLSLAALGARTAYSKSSWQRYLNGVQPPPRQAVAALCRVAGLFGAEAERHVVRWELAVEAWPRPAPLSPAEDHRGEEYREDPTVPWWDRPEEPVPQAPARSAGRLLLYAALLLLALLCTAVGGAVVFG, via the coding sequence ATGGGCGCCTGGCAGCCGCTGCCGGACGGGCTGCCGTCGGAGGTACGGCACTTCGTGGAGCAGTTGCGGCAGCTCAAGGACGGTACGGGCCTCAGCCTGGCCGCTCTCGGCGCGCGCACCGCGTACAGCAAGTCCTCCTGGCAGCGCTATCTCAACGGTGTCCAGCCGCCGCCCCGGCAGGCCGTCGCCGCGCTGTGCAGGGTGGCGGGGCTGTTCGGCGCGGAGGCGGAACGCCATGTCGTGCGCTGGGAGCTGGCCGTGGAGGCATGGCCGCGGCCGGCGCCGCTGAGCCCGGCCGAGGACCACCGGGGCGAGGAGTACCGGGAAGACCCGACGGTTCCCTGGTGGGACCGGCCGGAGGAGCCCGTCCCCCAGGCTCCGGCGCGGTCCGCCGGACGTCTTCTGCTCTACGCGGCCCTGCTCCTGCTGGCCCTGTTGTGCACCGCCGTCGGGGGAGCGGTCGTCTTCGGCTGA
- a CDS encoding DUF3017 domain-containing protein: MSADSTSGRTGRLDDGVDGVDGTARTGAARADDTPRAADTPRATARVGSTDGTDSTDGTDGTDSTDGIDGIEVRDPVSAPDVDGVPRRATRRFPLFTRDTARPEGGGRAAPGDALAARQWPIIVVLGIVALGLLVTALDVFRIGSILIGVGLLLGAVLRWLLPGVGMLAVRSRFTDIVTYTVLGAAIVLLALMAQPDPWLQIPFLKDTLHFTVSS, translated from the coding sequence GTGTCGGCTGACAGCACCTCCGGCAGGACCGGACGCCTCGACGACGGCGTCGACGGCGTCGACGGCACCGCTCGCACGGGGGCCGCCCGCGCCGACGACACCCCTCGTGCCGCCGACACCCCTCGTGCCACCGCCCGCGTCGGCAGCACCGACGGCACCGACAGCACCGACGGCACCGACGGCACCGACAGCACCGATGGCATCGACGGCATCGAGGTGCGGGACCCGGTCAGCGCGCCCGACGTCGACGGGGTGCCGCGCCGCGCCACGCGCCGTTTCCCGCTGTTCACCCGGGACACCGCGCGCCCCGAGGGCGGCGGCAGGGCCGCCCCCGGTGACGCGCTGGCCGCCCGGCAGTGGCCGATCATCGTCGTCCTGGGCATCGTCGCGCTCGGGCTGCTGGTGACCGCGCTCGACGTGTTCCGGATCGGCTCGATCCTGATCGGTGTCGGGCTGCTGCTCGGCGCGGTGCTGCGCTGGCTGCTGCCCGGCGTCGGCATGCTGGCCGTGCGCTCCCGCTTCACCGACATCGTCACCTACACCGTGCTGGGCGCGGCGATCGTCCTGCTGGCGCTGATGGCACAGCCCGACCCGTGGCTCCAGATCCCCTTCCTCAAGGACACCCTGCACTTCACGGTCAGCAGCTGA
- a CDS encoding bifunctional methylenetetrahydrofolate dehydrogenase/methenyltetrahydrofolate cyclohydrolase, with the protein MTAQILDGKATAAAIKSDLTARVAALRERGVTPGLGTILVGTDPGSQKYVAGKHRDCAEVGIASIQRELPATATQEEIEAVVRELNDDPACTGYIVQLPLPKGIDENRILELMDPAKDADGLHPMNLGRLVLNEPAPLPCTPNGVLTLLRRHGVEIRGAEVVVVGRGVTIGRSMPLLLTRRSENATVTQCHTGTRDLSAHLKRADVIVAAAGSAHLIRAEDVKPGAAVLDVGVSRNAEGKIVGDVHPDVHEVAGWISPNPGGVGPMTRAQLLVNVVEAAERSVG; encoded by the coding sequence ATGACCGCCCAGATTCTCGATGGCAAGGCCACCGCAGCCGCGATCAAGTCCGATCTGACCGCCCGGGTGGCGGCGCTGAGGGAGAGGGGCGTGACACCCGGACTCGGCACGATCCTCGTCGGCACCGACCCCGGCAGCCAGAAGTACGTCGCCGGCAAGCACCGCGACTGCGCCGAGGTGGGTATCGCCTCCATCCAGCGCGAGCTGCCCGCCACGGCCACGCAGGAGGAGATCGAGGCGGTCGTCCGCGAGCTGAACGACGACCCGGCCTGCACGGGCTACATCGTCCAGCTCCCGCTGCCCAAGGGCATCGACGAGAACCGGATCCTGGAGCTGATGGACCCGGCCAAGGACGCCGACGGTCTGCACCCGATGAACCTCGGCCGGCTGGTCCTCAACGAGCCCGCCCCGCTGCCCTGCACCCCCAACGGCGTGCTCACGCTGCTGCGTCGCCACGGCGTCGAGATCAGGGGCGCCGAGGTCGTGGTCGTCGGCCGCGGGGTCACCATCGGCCGCTCGATGCCGCTGCTGCTGACCCGGCGCAGCGAGAACGCGACGGTGACCCAGTGCCACACCGGCACCCGGGATCTCTCGGCGCACCTGAAGCGGGCCGACGTCATCGTCGCCGCCGCCGGTTCCGCCCACCTGATCCGGGCCGAGGACGTCAAGCCGGGCGCGGCCGTCCTGGATGTCGGCGTCTCCCGCAACGCCGAGGGGAAGATCGTGGGCGACGTGCACCCGGACGTCCACGAGGTGGCCGGCTGGATCTCCCCGAACCCCGGCGGAGTGGGTCCGATGACCCGCGCCCAGCTGCTCGTCAACGTGGTGGAGGCGGCTGAGCGCAGTGTCGGCTGA